From one Thalassobaculum sp. OXR-137 genomic stretch:
- a CDS encoding ArdC family protein, whose product MKQDIYQRITDTIVSQLEQGVKPWVKPWNAEHAAGRITRPLRASGQPYQGINVLALWASATAQGFSAPIWMTFKQAKELGGNVRKGEKGSPVVYASTLSRTEMDESTGEESERHIPFMKGYTVFNVEQVEGLPAQFYALPEPAPESVVRIERAETYFSQTGAVIRHGGDRASYNVGTDIVRMPPIEAFRDAESYYATLAHEMTHWTRHPSRLGRDFGRKSWGDEGYAMEELVAELGAAFLCADLELAGQPRDEHAAYIASWLKVLKDDNRAIFAAAAHAQRAADLLSTMQDAQSEQAA is encoded by the coding sequence ATGAAACAAGATATCTATCAACGTATTACCGACACCATCGTCAGCCAGCTTGAACAAGGTGTGAAGCCGTGGGTCAAACCATGGAACGCCGAGCATGCCGCGGGGCGGATCACAAGACCGCTGCGTGCCAGCGGACAGCCTTATCAGGGCATCAATGTTTTGGCGCTTTGGGCGTCGGCCACGGCGCAGGGGTTTTCCGCACCTATCTGGATGACCTTTAAGCAGGCCAAGGAGCTGGGCGGCAATGTCCGCAAGGGCGAGAAAGGCAGTCCGGTCGTCTATGCCTCAACCCTCTCACGCACGGAGATGGACGAGAGCACCGGCGAGGAGAGCGAGCGGCATATCCCCTTCATGAAAGGCTACACCGTCTTCAACGTGGAGCAGGTCGAAGGCTTACCGGCCCAGTTCTACGCCTTGCCGGAGCCTGCACCGGAGAGCGTGGTGCGGATTGAGCGTGCGGAGACGTATTTCTCCCAGACCGGGGCCGTGATCCGGCATGGAGGGGATCGGGCGAGCTACAATGTCGGCACCGACATCGTGCGCATGCCGCCGATCGAGGCTTTTCGCGATGCAGAGAGCTACTACGCCACCTTGGCGCATGAGATGACGCACTGGACGCGTCACCCCTCGCGGCTTGGGCGGGATTTCGGGCGTAAGAGCTGGGGCGATGAAGGCTATGCGATGGAGGAGCTTGTTGCCGAACTCGGTGCGGCCTTCCTTTGCGCCGATCTCGAATTGGCAGGACAGCCCCGGGACGAGCACGCCGCCTATATCGCGTCATGGCTCAAGGTTCTGAAAGACGACAACCGCGCGATCTTTGCCGCCGCCGCCCATGCGCAGCGGGCAGCAGATCTTTTGAGCACCATGCAAGACGCTCAAAGCGAACAAGCAGCGTGA
- a CDS encoding IS1595 family transposase, translating to MFKLDLTNPIYSNEDLAREHLESVMWPNGPVCPRCGISGDRITKLQGKSTRPGVHKCKDCRKPFTVTVGTVMERSKIPLTKWLLATQLKAASKKGISAKQLERMLDITYESAWFLTHRLNEACAPTNPGPIGGENKVVEADETYIGGKARNKAYGPPPKKMAVFTLVERDGEARSFHVANVTSKALRPLVVKTASRKSHLMTDESAVYPKIGREFAGHTAVNHSANEYVRKGGFAYTNTAESFFALLKRGVYGTFHSISEAHLHRYLAEFDFRYRYRKVSDTERTEALIRAMRGKRLLFQQPREAGHA from the coding sequence ATGTTCAAGCTCGATCTCACCAACCCGATCTATTCCAACGAAGACCTGGCGCGCGAGCACCTGGAAAGCGTCATGTGGCCCAACGGTCCCGTGTGCCCCCGGTGCGGCATCTCGGGTGATCGGATCACGAAGCTGCAGGGCAAGAGCACCCGCCCCGGTGTCCATAAGTGCAAGGACTGCCGCAAGCCGTTCACCGTCACTGTCGGCACCGTCATGGAACGGTCCAAGATACCTTTGACCAAGTGGCTGCTGGCGACCCAACTCAAGGCTGCCAGCAAGAAGGGCATCAGCGCCAAGCAGTTGGAGCGGATGCTGGACATCACGTACGAGTCCGCTTGGTTCTTGACCCACCGGCTCAACGAAGCCTGCGCGCCCACCAACCCCGGCCCCATCGGTGGCGAGAACAAGGTGGTCGAAGCGGACGAGACGTACATTGGCGGCAAGGCTCGCAACAAAGCCTATGGCCCGCCGCCGAAGAAGATGGCCGTGTTCACGCTGGTTGAGCGCGACGGTGAAGCGCGTTCCTTCCATGTCGCTAACGTCACGTCCAAGGCTCTGCGCCCGCTGGTCGTTAAGACTGCCAGCCGCAAGAGCCACCTGATGACCGACGAAAGCGCTGTCTATCCGAAGATCGGCCGCGAATTCGCGGGTCACACTGCCGTCAATCACTCCGCCAACGAGTATGTCCGCAAGGGCGGCTTTGCCTACACCAACACCGCAGAAAGCTTCTTCGCTCTGCTCAAGCGCGGCGTGTACGGCACCTTCCACAGCATCAGCGAGGCTCACCTGCATCGCTATCTGGCAGAGTTCGATTTCCGGTACCGCTATCGCAAGGTGAGCGACACCGAGCGGACCGAAGCCCTCATCCGTGCAATGCGTGGCAAGCGCCTGCTGTTCCAACAGCCTCGTGAAGCCGGTCACGCCTAA
- a CDS encoding glycine-rich domain-containing protein: protein MLPGAGARTGGLQYGGGGGAGEFKDISSVSLVKGTTYPVIVGTGGTTVGAGPGSASAGIATYFAGIMVNGGGATGSTNNSVTVVGGNGGSGSGGTDNAENFAGAYGGSVIKLAGGLGNDGGAAAGPGLWRSGGGGAGGPGQTGTVNYYAGNGGAGATSNITGTVVTYAGGGGGGGHEGHGAGGSGGGGAGGSPGNDGTDGLGGGGGGGAQNKDGDGGDGVVIIRFATSEGTPTITGGGTSTTVGSDTIVKFTSSGTIKWP, encoded by the coding sequence ATACTTCCCGGAGCGGGCGCTCGTACAGGCGGCCTACAATATGGCGGTGGCGGTGGCGCCGGAGAATTCAAAGACATTTCCAGTGTTTCACTTGTCAAAGGCACAACATATCCCGTCATAGTTGGGACAGGAGGCACCACGGTCGGTGCAGGGCCTGGTAGCGCCTCTGCTGGAATCGCAACTTATTTTGCTGGAATAATGGTCAACGGTGGCGGAGCGACGGGATCCACCAACAATAGTGTTACTGTCGTAGGCGGTAATGGTGGCAGCGGCTCAGGCGGTACAGATAACGCTGAGAACTTTGCTGGAGCCTATGGTGGGAGTGTTATCAAATTAGCCGGTGGACTTGGAAATGACGGAGGCGCTGCGGCCGGTCCCGGGTTATGGCGTAGCGGTGGCGGTGGCGCAGGCGGGCCGGGACAAACCGGAACGGTTAACTATTATGCGGGTAATGGCGGAGCTGGCGCGACATCAAACATTACCGGAACCGTAGTCACATACGCGGGAGGTGGCGGTGGTGGTGGTCATGAAGGACATGGTGCGGGCGGCAGTGGCGGCGGCGGGGCAGGTGGCAGTCCTGGAAATGATGGCACGGACGGCCTAGGCGGCGGCGGCGGCGGCGGGGCTCAAAACAAAGATGGAGATGGCGGCGACGGCGTTGTAATCATCCGCTTTGCCACGTCGGAGGGTACGCCAACAATTACCGGCGGAGGAACATCAACAACAGTTGGCTCGGATACAATTGTAAAATTCACATCGAGCGGAACCATCAAATGGCCATGA
- a CDS encoding relaxase/mobilization nuclease domain-containing protein, translating to MILVGSQRGNGRNLAQHLLKQENERVEVHELRGFVANDLHGAFNEAYAISKATRCQQYLFSLSLNPPPDATVETQVFEQAIGKVEDRLGLTGQPRAIVFHEKHGDDGNLRRDAHAIWSRIDTEEMKAVQLSHSHLKLQDVARELYLEHGWTMPRGLAVTGERDPRNFTLEEWQQAKRAGEDPREVKVAFQDAWAISDSKVAFTHALKERGYWLARGDRRGHVAIDHNGEVYAVAKWTGKKAKEVRERLGDTDTLPSVDEAKAEIARAMQAKMEEFQRQVREREERERAEAERQRQELDEKQRRQLAEQAEAEKLRTEQEELERQDRFRKGLLGLWDKLRGEHRRIAERNQHDARQAQARDTEERDRLVAQQQAEQQKLDAERSAQHAFTEATERELDQDAERYRRMKEDSAAARRTAFMERRSQPEARNEDHIHAPTREM from the coding sequence ATGATCCTCGTCGGCTCTCAGCGCGGCAACGGCCGGAACCTGGCACAGCATCTTCTCAAGCAAGAGAACGAGCGCGTCGAGGTCCATGAACTTCGTGGTTTCGTCGCCAACGATCTGCACGGTGCATTCAACGAAGCCTATGCCATCAGCAAGGCGACGCGCTGCCAGCAATATCTATTCTCTCTGAGCCTCAACCCTCCGCCGGATGCAACGGTTGAAACCCAGGTGTTCGAGCAGGCCATCGGTAAGGTCGAGGATCGGCTCGGCCTTACCGGGCAACCGCGGGCCATCGTCTTTCATGAGAAGCACGGCGACGATGGCAATCTGCGTCGTGATGCGCATGCGATCTGGAGCCGGATCGACACCGAGGAGATGAAGGCGGTCCAGCTCTCGCATTCCCATCTTAAACTACAGGACGTAGCGCGGGAGCTGTATCTGGAGCACGGCTGGACCATGCCGCGCGGCCTGGCAGTGACCGGCGAACGCGATCCCCGCAACTTCACCCTCGAAGAGTGGCAGCAAGCCAAACGCGCCGGAGAGGACCCGCGCGAGGTCAAGGTAGCCTTCCAAGACGCATGGGCGATCTCGGATTCCAAGGTGGCCTTCACCCATGCCCTCAAAGAACGGGGCTACTGGCTGGCCCGGGGTGATCGGCGCGGCCATGTCGCGATCGATCATAACGGAGAGGTCTATGCCGTCGCCAAATGGACGGGGAAGAAGGCGAAGGAGGTGCGGGAGCGACTGGGCGACACCGATACGCTGCCGAGCGTCGATGAAGCCAAGGCCGAAATCGCCCGTGCCATGCAGGCCAAGATGGAGGAATTTCAGCGTCAGGTCCGCGAGCGCGAAGAGCGTGAGCGGGCCGAGGCCGAGCGCCAGCGGCAGGAGTTGGACGAAAAGCAACGGCGGCAACTTGCCGAACAAGCCGAAGCTGAGAAGCTCAGAACGGAACAGGAAGAACTGGAGCGGCAGGACCGCTTTCGAAAGGGTCTACTAGGTCTATGGGATAAGCTGCGCGGGGAACATCGCCGCATTGCCGAGCGCAATCAGCACGACGCACGACAGGCACAAGCTCGAGACACCGAAGAGCGTGACAGATTGGTCGCACAGCAACAGGCTGAGCAGCAGAAGCTCGATGCCGAACGGTCAGCGCAGCATGCCTTCACAGAGGCCACCGAACGTGAATTGGATCAGGATGCCGAGCGATATCGTAGAATGAAGGAGGATAGCGCGGCAGCGCGGCGAACTGCCTTCATGGAGCGACGCTCGCAACCCGAAGCAAGGAACGAAGATCACATACATGCGCCAACGCGAGAGATGTGA
- a CDS encoding acetolactate synthase large subunit yields MPKGSDLLVAALENEGVDRIFGVPGEENLDVLESLRTSGIELVLTRHEQAAAFMAATHGRLTGRPGVCLATLGPGALNLATGAAYAHLGAMPMILITGQKPVMSAKQARFQIVDIVASMKPLTKMTRQIVNAAAIPATVRDAFRVAIEERPGPVHLELPEDVAAEDVENVSVIPVHPLERPIANAAALDRAAETILAAKRPLVMIGAAGNRPSLVEALSTFVRRIRLPFFNTQMGKGAVTGGSNVYMGTAALSEGDYVHEAVERADLIVAIGHDTIEKPPFLMKSAGGPKVIHVGYQSATVEQVYHPDFEVIGDIGATVEGLGERLEGRLSPDDGMLELRPKILAHINDRAEEDRFPITPQRIVHDVRKVMPEDGIVCLDNGMYKIWFARNYRTHVANTLLLDNALATMGAGLPSAMMAAMLHPDRRVMAVCGDGGFMMNSQEMETAVRLGLNFVVVILNDSAYGMIRWKQAVDGFEDFGMSFGNPDFVRYAEAYGAKGSRVTAVEDLVPMLEAAFAEGGVHLVDVPIDYSENTRVLVDELRNRTPDVEFA; encoded by the coding sequence ATGCCCAAGGGGTCCGACCTGTTAGTCGCCGCGCTGGAGAACGAGGGCGTGGACCGTATCTTCGGCGTACCGGGCGAGGAGAACCTCGACGTCCTGGAGTCGCTGCGGACCTCGGGCATCGAACTTGTCCTGACCCGTCACGAGCAGGCGGCGGCCTTCATGGCCGCAACCCATGGACGGCTGACGGGCCGGCCCGGGGTCTGCCTTGCCACGCTCGGCCCGGGCGCGCTCAATCTCGCGACCGGTGCTGCCTATGCGCATCTCGGCGCAATGCCAATGATCCTCATCACCGGCCAGAAGCCGGTGATGAGCGCAAAGCAGGCCCGTTTCCAGATTGTCGACATCGTCGCCTCGATGAAGCCGCTCACCAAGATGACGCGGCAGATCGTCAACGCTGCCGCCATCCCCGCGACCGTGCGGGACGCCTTCAGAGTCGCGATAGAAGAGCGTCCGGGACCGGTGCATCTTGAACTGCCGGAGGATGTCGCGGCCGAGGATGTCGAGAACGTCTCGGTCATTCCGGTCCACCCGCTGGAACGCCCCATCGCCAATGCCGCCGCCCTCGACCGCGCGGCGGAGACGATCCTCGCCGCCAAGCGGCCCCTCGTGATGATCGGCGCGGCGGGGAACCGGCCGTCGCTGGTCGAGGCGCTGTCGACCTTCGTGAGGCGTATCCGCCTGCCCTTCTTCAACACGCAGATGGGCAAGGGCGCCGTCACCGGCGGCTCCAACGTCTATATGGGAACCGCGGCCCTCTCGGAAGGCGACTATGTCCACGAAGCCGTCGAGCGTGCCGACCTGATCGTCGCCATCGGCCATGACACCATCGAGAAGCCGCCCTTCCTGATGAAGAGCGCCGGCGGGCCGAAGGTCATCCATGTTGGGTACCAATCCGCCACGGTCGAACAGGTCTACCACCCGGATTTCGAGGTGATCGGCGATATCGGAGCGACTGTCGAAGGCCTTGGAGAGCGCCTGGAAGGCCGGCTGTCGCCCGACGATGGGATGCTCGAGCTGCGTCCGAAAATTCTCGCCCACATCAACGACCGTGCCGAGGAGGACCGCTTCCCCATCACGCCGCAGCGCATCGTCCATGACGTCCGCAAGGTCATGCCGGAAGACGGGATCGTCTGCCTCGACAACGGCATGTACAAGATCTGGTTCGCCCGGAACTACCGCACCCATGTCGCCAATACGCTGCTGCTCGACAATGCGCTCGCCACTATGGGCGCCGGCCTGCCTTCGGCGATGATGGCGGCGATGCTTCACCCCGACCGGCGCGTCATGGCGGTCTGCGGCGACGGCGGCTTCATGATGAACTCGCAGGAGATGGAAACAGCGGTGCGGCTGGGGCTCAACTTCGTCGTCGTGATTCTGAATGACAGCGCCTACGGCATGATCCGCTGGAAGCAGGCCGTCGACGGCTTCGAGGATTTTGGCATGAGCTTCGGCAACCCAGACTTCGTGCGCTACGCTGAGGCCTATGGGGCGAAAGGATCGCGCGTGACAGCGGTTGAAGACCTTGTCCCGATGCTCGAGGCCGCCTTTGCTGAAGGTGGCGTCCATCTTGTCGACGTGCCGATCGATTATTCGGAAAATACCCGCGTCCTGGTCGACGAGCTGCGGAACCGCACGCCCGACGTGGAATTTGCGTGA
- a CDS encoding extracellular solute-binding protein: MTISRRSLLKSTAIAGVALAAPAILKAQDALASSGTVNVFAWGDYIQANMIEKFQKDTGITINLSTFGSNDEAEQKLKAAGGKGFDVIFPSVTNGPNYYPDGLLQPLDESKVEMDKLIPSMVRDSVSLGATYRGDRMLLPFDWGTEAVTFDSTAMPLEEVSYGSLFQDGAKSAFRQKSVIMGAGLYLDAKGEIKSNRMLDVYKSEEDARRVWDACAAYIIANKDKVAAFWNNATEATNAFKQAGATIGQTWDTTGLLLNREDAKWKYRMPTEGGITWMDSMGMPSGAANVEQGYAFINAMLDPEMAGLFSKNTGYNSAVAGAADHAGEEYKAQFNEVYNAQNLANLWWWQADTPWFAPLRQEYVDKITNA; encoded by the coding sequence ATGACCATTTCCCGCCGTTCGCTGCTGAAAAGCACCGCGATCGCCGGTGTCGCGCTTGCCGCGCCCGCGATCCTCAAGGCCCAGGACGCCCTGGCGTCCTCCGGTACCGTCAACGTCTTCGCCTGGGGCGACTACATCCAGGCCAACATGATCGAGAAGTTCCAGAAGGACACGGGCATCACGATCAACCTGTCGACCTTCGGCTCCAACGACGAGGCCGAGCAGAAGCTGAAGGCCGCCGGCGGCAAGGGCTTCGACGTGATCTTCCCGTCGGTCACCAACGGCCCGAACTACTATCCCGACGGCCTGCTGCAGCCGCTCGACGAGTCCAAGGTCGAGATGGACAAGCTGATCCCCTCCATGGTCCGCGACAGCGTCTCGCTGGGCGCCACCTACCGCGGCGACCGCATGCTGCTGCCGTTCGACTGGGGCACCGAGGCGGTGACCTTCGACAGCACCGCCATGCCGCTGGAGGAAGTCTCCTACGGCTCGCTGTTCCAGGACGGTGCGAAGTCCGCCTTCCGCCAGAAGTCGGTCATCATGGGCGCTGGCCTGTATCTGGACGCCAAGGGCGAGATCAAGTCGAACCGCATGCTCGACGTCTACAAGTCCGAAGAGGACGCCCGCCGGGTGTGGGACGCCTGCGCCGCCTACATCATCGCCAACAAGGACAAGGTCGCCGCGTTCTGGAACAACGCGACCGAGGCGACCAACGCCTTCAAGCAGGCCGGTGCCACGATCGGCCAGACCTGGGACACCACCGGCCTCCTGCTGAACCGCGAGGACGCCAAGTGGAAGTACCGGATGCCGACCGAGGGCGGCATCACCTGGATGGACTCCATGGGCATGCCGTCGGGTGCGGCGAATGTCGAGCAGGGCTATGCCTTCATCAACGCCATGCTGGACCCGGAGATGGCCGGCCTGTTCTCCAAGAACACCGGCTACAACTCCGCCGTGGCCGGCGCGGCCGACCATGCGGGCGAGGAGTACAAGGCCCAGTTCAACGAGGTCTACAACGCCCAGAACCTCGCGAACCTGTGGTGGTGGCAGGCCGACACGCCGTGGTTCGCGCCGCTGCGCCAGGAATACGTCGACAAGATCACCAACGCCTGA
- a CDS encoding ABC transporter ATP-binding protein: MHGQDVALKGVSMTYPNGFTAVHDTDLDIHAGEFFSILGPSGCGKTTILRMISGFIDPTQGRVAIGGQEMNGIGPNRRPTALIFQNLALFPLMTVWENVAFGLEARGVGKAARRKRAEELLDLVALTGQADKKPTELSGGQRQRVAVARALAVEPAVLLLDEPLSALDLKLRQHMRAELKAIQRKTGVTFIYITHDQGEALTMSDRVAVMNLGRIEQVGPAADIYNAPATPFVATFVGEQNVLRGRVVGRDNGYACLDTPLGRLFGVDSRGLSDGTEAMIFVRPERMRIANGTGGPANRIQAEVERRDLEGPFVNLFVRAGGHSLALHLTNSGTAGQEFTGAQTIGFDHGDAVVMPAGELARE, from the coding sequence ATGCACGGGCAGGACGTCGCCCTCAAGGGCGTGAGCATGACCTATCCGAACGGTTTCACCGCCGTTCACGATACCGACCTGGACATCCACGCGGGCGAGTTCTTCTCGATCCTGGGACCGTCCGGCTGCGGCAAGACGACGATCCTGCGGATGATCTCCGGCTTCATCGACCCGACCCAAGGGCGGGTGGCGATCGGCGGCCAGGAGATGAACGGCATAGGCCCGAACCGGCGCCCCACGGCCCTGATCTTCCAGAACCTCGCTCTGTTCCCGCTGATGACAGTCTGGGAGAACGTCGCCTTCGGACTGGAGGCGCGCGGCGTCGGCAAGGCCGCCAGACGTAAGCGGGCCGAGGAACTGCTCGACCTGGTGGCCCTGACGGGCCAGGCCGACAAGAAGCCGACCGAACTCTCCGGCGGCCAGCGCCAGCGTGTCGCCGTGGCCCGCGCCCTGGCCGTCGAGCCGGCGGTGCTGCTCCTCGACGAGCCGCTGTCGGCCCTGGACCTGAAGCTGCGCCAGCACATGCGCGCCGAGCTCAAGGCGATCCAGCGCAAGACCGGCGTCACCTTCATCTACATCACCCACGACCAGGGCGAGGCCCTGACCATGTCCGACCGGGTCGCGGTGATGAATCTCGGCCGGATCGAACAGGTCGGCCCCGCCGCCGACATCTACAACGCCCCGGCCACCCCCTTCGTCGCCACCTTCGTCGGCGAGCAGAACGTGCTGCGCGGCCGGGTGGTCGGGCGCGACAACGGCTATGCCTGCCTGGACACGCCGCTGGGCCGGCTGTTCGGCGTCGACAGCCGGGGTCTGAGCGACGGCACCGAGGCCATGATCTTCGTGCGGCCGGAGCGGATGCGGATCGCCAACGGCACCGGCGGTCCGGCCAACCGGATCCAGGCGGAGGTCGAGCGCCGCGACCTGGAAGGGCCGTTCGTGAACCTGTTCGTGCGCGCCGGCGGCCACAGCCTGGCGCTGCACCTGACCAATTCCGGGACGGCCGGCCAGGAATTCACCGGCGCCCAGACGATCGGCTTCGACCACGGCGACGCGGTCGTGATGCCGGCGGGGGAACTGGCCCGTGAATGA
- a CDS encoding ABC transporter permease, whose protein sequence is MNELVRTYGKGLTALFVGLVVAWIVGLILVPQIRMIERAFIYEDRGGETAMLALEIDRLYTEKFKLEQRLKASESGSGGSGFPSPSLAPSLTPSPVPSPSLAPSPSLTPSPGGAGAGALSPSERAEAEAKVAELETQISALEAQEDTSSGEAGMKESYSLDNFTTMSAVHVEIFAMTLLYALCVTVLCFLICYPVAYAAATMQSEEKLTLLMVGLVIPYAINELLRIFSWVMILEKQGILNWLFDALGIINMDAGEGFRFVASNGAVFTVMIYAYVLFMVFPIYNTIDTLDRNQIEAARDLGASVWKIHTRVVIPHAKPGIAVGSIMTFMLSAGSIAAPEIVGRGLHPDWFSQLIYRRFFEADSWNQGSAYSVALLVACVAFILVNMAIFKVGIRDIAK, encoded by the coding sequence GTGAATGAACTGGTCCGCACCTATGGAAAGGGCCTGACGGCGCTGTTCGTCGGCCTGGTGGTCGCCTGGATCGTCGGTCTGATTCTGGTGCCGCAGATCCGCATGATCGAGCGTGCCTTCATTTACGAGGACCGGGGCGGCGAGACGGCGATGCTCGCCCTGGAGATCGACCGGCTCTACACTGAGAAATTCAAGCTGGAGCAGCGCCTGAAGGCGAGCGAAAGCGGCAGCGGCGGGTCCGGCTTCCCATCCCCTTCTCTGGCACCCTCGCTCACCCCGAGCCCCGTCCCGTCGCCATCCCTCGCCCCGTCGCCCAGCCTGACACCGTCTCCGGGCGGCGCCGGCGCGGGCGCACTCTCCCCCTCTGAAAGAGCCGAAGCGGAGGCCAAGGTCGCCGAGCTGGAGACGCAGATTTCTGCGCTTGAGGCCCAGGAGGATACCTCCTCCGGCGAGGCCGGGATGAAGGAGAGCTACTCGCTCGACAACTTCACCACCATGAGCGCGGTGCATGTCGAGATCTTCGCGATGACGCTGCTCTACGCGCTCTGCGTCACCGTGCTGTGCTTCCTGATCTGCTATCCGGTCGCCTATGCGGCGGCGACCATGCAGTCGGAGGAGAAGCTGACCCTGCTGATGGTCGGCCTTGTCATCCCCTACGCCATCAACGAGCTGCTGCGGATCTTCTCCTGGGTGATGATCCTGGAGAAGCAGGGCATTCTCAACTGGCTGTTCGACGCGCTCGGCATCATCAACATGGACGCCGGCGAGGGTTTCCGCTTCGTCGCCTCGAACGGCGCGGTCTTCACGGTGATGATCTATGCCTATGTCCTGTTCATGGTGTTCCCGATCTACAACACCATCGACACCCTGGACAGGAACCAGATCGAGGCGGCCCGCGACCTGGGCGCCTCGGTCTGGAAGATCCATACCCGCGTGGTCATCCCGCACGCCAAGCCCGGCATCGCCGTCGGTTCGATCATGACCTTCATGCTTTCGGCCGGCTCGATCGCCGCCCCGGAGATCGTCGGCCGCGGGCTGCATCCGGACTGGTTCAGCCAGCTCATCTACCGGCGGTTCTTCGAGGCGGACAGCTGGAACCAGGGCTCGGCCTATTCGGTCGCCCTGCTGGTCGCGTGCGTCGCCTTCATCCTCGTCAACATGGCGATCTTCAAGGTCGGCATCCGGGACATCGCGAAATGA
- a CDS encoding ABC transporter permease → MTAATDNTTIVAPRLAAKRETDWASAVMTGYLVLFFAYMFLPLLFMVAAAFNAAPTPSVTDWQGFTLRWFLELPGDARFVQGLLNSLAIALGVIVFAIPLGLSGAFILTRLQARGTTLLYTLLVSPILMPGIVLGVTTMIFWRDYFGVQAGLFTAMVAQTTFIASYCMLLFMARLQRQDRVLEEAALDLGASPVMVFRRITLPFLMPTIATACVIAFLQSIENYNTTFFAIGGDWTLVTEIGARMRFGLSPMINAIGVIFVAITIVAAMTHVLLKRRAR, encoded by the coding sequence ATGACGGCGGCTACGGACAACACGACGATTGTGGCTCCCCGCCTCGCCGCGAAGCGGGAGACCGACTGGGCAAGCGCGGTGATGACCGGCTATCTAGTGCTGTTCTTCGCCTATATGTTCCTGCCGCTGCTGTTCATGGTGGCGGCCGCCTTCAACGCGGCCCCCACGCCATCGGTCACCGACTGGCAGGGCTTTACCCTGCGCTGGTTCCTCGAGCTGCCGGGGGATGCCCGCTTCGTGCAGGGGCTGCTGAACTCACTGGCCATCGCGCTGGGGGTGATCGTCTTCGCCATTCCGCTCGGCCTGTCCGGGGCCTTCATCCTCACCCGGCTGCAGGCGCGCGGCACCACGCTGCTCTACACCCTGCTGGTCTCGCCGATCCTGATGCCGGGGATCGTGCTCGGCGTGACGACGATGATCTTCTGGCGCGACTATTTCGGCGTCCAGGCCGGGCTGTTCACCGCCATGGTGGCGCAGACCACCTTCATCGCCTCATACTGCATGCTGCTGTTCATGGCCCGCCTGCAGCGCCAGGACCGCGTGCTGGAGGAGGCCGCTCTGGATCTGGGAGCCTCGCCGGTGATGGTCTTCCGCCGGATCACCCTGCCGTTCCTGATGCCGACCATCGCCACGGCCTGCGTGATCGCGTTCCTGCAGTCGATCGAGAACTACAACACCACCTTCTTCGCCATCGGCGGCGACTGGACCCTGGTGACCGAGATCGGCGCGCGGATGCGCTTCGGCCTGTCGCCGATGATCAACGCCATCGGCGTGATCTTCGTTGCCATCACCATCGTCGCCGCCATGACCCATGTGCTGCTGAAGCGGCGGGCGCGCTGA
- a CDS encoding tetratricopeptide repeat protein, producing the protein MDAKTLATLQRRAQTALTGGDWPSAETALTTLLDVSPRAASLLYNRGLVRKRLGRTADALVDLEAALEVEPEHANARFERAAALLDLGALEAAAEGFSAYLALMPDDADALLNLGRLQLRLGQAQAARETLDRVASSDPGVRLARAEAARDCGDIEGCRRILAALGGHGPDVDAARLKLMTQGAAGRVSLDPAQLFGPPR; encoded by the coding sequence ATGGACGCGAAGACGCTCGCCACCCTCCAGAGACGCGCCCAGACCGCCCTTACTGGCGGCGACTGGCCCTCGGCGGAGACGGCGCTGACCACGCTGCTGGACGTTTCCCCACGCGCGGCCAGCCTGCTCTACAACCGCGGCCTGGTGCGCAAGCGCCTCGGCAGGACGGCCGACGCGCTGGTGGATCTGGAAGCCGCGCTGGAGGTCGAGCCGGAGCACGCCAATGCCCGGTTCGAGCGGGCGGCGGCGCTGCTGGATCTGGGTGCGCTGGAAGCGGCGGCTGAGGGGTTTTCCGCCTATCTGGCCCTGATGCCGGACGATGCCGACGCATTGCTCAATCTCGGCCGTCTGCAGCTCCGGCTTGGCCAGGCCCAGGCGGCGCGCGAGACGCTGGATCGTGTCGCGAGCAGCGATCCGGGCGTCCGGCTCGCCAGGGCGGAGGCGGCGCGGGACTGCGGCGATATCGAGGGATGCCGGCGCATTCTCGCGGCTCTTGGCGGCCACGGGCCGGATGTGGACGCCGCCCGGTTGAAGCTGATGACCCAGGGTGCCGCGGGGCGAGTCAGTCTGGACCCGGCTCAGCTCTTCGGGCCGCCGCGGTAA